In Cryptococcus deuterogattii R265 chromosome 4, complete sequence, a genomic segment contains:
- a CDS encoding small nuclear ribonucleoprotein D1 codes for MKLVRFLMKLNNETVTIELKNGTVVHGTITSVDPQMNTHLKSVKLTLRSQPSSQPPLSLDSIAIRGNNIRYFILPDSLPLDTLLVDDAPKPKKKKEGAAARGARGAARGARGARGGGRGAPRPRGRGF; via the exons ATGAAGCTCGTCAG GTTTTTGATGAAGCTCAATAACGAGACGGTCACGATCGAGCTCAAGAACGGGACTGTCGTCCACGGTACCATTACTT CCGTGGATCCTCAAATGAACACCCACCTCAAGTCTGTTAAGCTCACTCTCCGGTCTCAACCTTCATCCCAACCACCGTTGTCCCTAGACTCTATAGCCATCCGAGGAAATAATATTCGATACTTCATCCTCCCCgactctcttcctcttgatACTTTGTTGGTGGACGACGCGCCTaagcccaagaagaagaaggaaggagctGCGGCTAGGGGAGCTAGAGGAGCGGCCAGAGGAGCCAGAGGAGCCAGGGGCGGTGGTCGAGGTGCACCTAGGCCCAGAGGAAGGGGTTTCTAG